A window of Cohnella herbarum contains these coding sequences:
- a CDS encoding beta-galactosidase — MFKKASICVLSILLVLSSYSLYQPVNRQSIANASSGNEDQRYFMYGAGDTQDMNLYQGLVDQAISYGMNSFRVWFSWSSFQNADGTFDWTLMDAQLDYINNKNMPFALSLYFAMGPDGGLPEAERVRDASGGLTPYLSINSASAMDKMVEAYEEVISRYTARYPTNKPIFVSALFGMYGENEISGGGNGLMGDYSAASKQAFRAWLLDRYDNVSNLNTHWGTQYASFAQVEPPTDFNGNRGLTWYQFRHFSLKSAIDRLADANHAIGGTKFPLVMGSMFDDPASKRGTLDFVDLAEKADIVFVDDGPEYNHAFSMDLLRTNLPGKELAHEFDGPDLANDATYYHQASTAFEHGAKYVTNGNWNKNLQKFIDRGQLFEDIVDDYLGDPVTDIDNPSQSMSVSDYDMLLNRSSAAYQRYYDALYLNSPQPMNVHLIRDINRLDWHKTNNDDPGLSPQGNWTEQRVDGPFQGDDLATDQAGASVEFTFNGDRIEWIGSQGPDHGKADVYIDGVLEASGVDLYAGQKQYQQVLFSKTNLTDGEHTIEIVATGQKNVLSSHAFVNLDALSYRFTEFPAPPKIYRLSSQFSDTQGENGWFYRYHDGNGYANMTWNAGRWQGPNPYLFIESTTHMMPDGYDVVPVWQAPESGTIRIKGNVKKDDMAGASCPGCADGIQVKIMKNGAQIWPATGWQQLADDDLIGVWHDFTVNVAQNDLIYFVMNQKANNYWDGSSWDPSISYAAPVYRLSAQYSNVQGQDGWRYQYDNGNGPVDMTWVNNRWQGPASVDYSFVESSAHLMAETYDLLTNWEAPFDGTVRIAGTAKMDDDGGSGCYGCGDGIRVKIMKNGTQIWPSSGWQSIQAVDLVGVDHDIDVQVQQGDRIYFVVNQNANFYFDGASWDPTIEYK; from the coding sequence ATGTTCAAAAAAGCGTCCATCTGCGTATTGTCCATTTTGCTTGTGTTGTCCTCTTACTCGCTCTATCAACCCGTAAACCGCCAATCGATCGCTAACGCCAGTTCCGGCAATGAAGATCAACGCTATTTCATGTACGGAGCGGGAGATACGCAGGACATGAACCTCTATCAAGGCTTGGTCGATCAGGCGATCTCGTACGGAATGAATTCGTTTCGGGTCTGGTTCTCTTGGTCGTCCTTTCAGAATGCGGACGGTACGTTCGACTGGACTTTAATGGATGCGCAGCTCGACTATATTAACAACAAGAACATGCCGTTCGCCTTATCGCTTTATTTCGCGATGGGTCCGGACGGCGGATTACCGGAAGCGGAAAGAGTCAGGGACGCTTCGGGGGGGCTGACGCCTTATCTCTCCATCAATTCCGCTTCGGCCATGGATAAGATGGTCGAGGCTTACGAGGAAGTAATTTCCCGGTATACCGCGCGGTATCCGACCAACAAACCGATCTTCGTCTCCGCTTTGTTCGGCATGTACGGCGAGAACGAAATCTCAGGCGGCGGAAACGGGTTAATGGGCGATTATTCGGCGGCCTCGAAGCAAGCTTTTCGCGCTTGGCTGCTTGATCGATACGATAACGTCTCTAATCTGAATACGCACTGGGGTACGCAATACGCGTCCTTCGCTCAAGTCGAGCCTCCTACGGACTTCAACGGGAACAGAGGCTTGACCTGGTATCAGTTCCGGCACTTCTCCTTGAAAAGCGCGATCGATCGGCTGGCCGATGCCAATCACGCCATCGGGGGAACGAAATTCCCGCTGGTCATGGGTTCCATGTTCGACGATCCGGCAAGCAAGAGAGGGACGCTGGACTTCGTGGATCTGGCCGAAAAGGCGGATATCGTTTTCGTGGATGACGGCCCCGAATACAATCATGCTTTCTCGATGGACTTATTAAGGACCAACCTTCCGGGCAAGGAGTTGGCCCATGAATTCGACGGACCGGATCTGGCGAACGACGCCACGTATTATCATCAAGCCTCCACGGCGTTCGAACATGGCGCCAAATACGTTACGAACGGCAATTGGAACAAAAATCTGCAAAAGTTTATCGATAGGGGCCAACTGTTCGAAGACATCGTCGACGACTATTTAGGAGACCCGGTCACCGATATCGACAATCCTTCGCAATCGATGTCCGTCAGCGACTACGATATGCTGTTGAATCGAAGCAGCGCCGCGTATCAGCGATACTACGACGCGCTCTATCTGAACAGTCCTCAACCTATGAACGTCCATTTAATTCGGGACATCAACAGGTTGGACTGGCACAAAACGAACAACGACGATCCCGGTCTGAGCCCTCAAGGGAATTGGACGGAGCAGCGCGTGGATGGCCCGTTCCAAGGAGACGATCTAGCGACGGATCAGGCCGGAGCTTCCGTCGAATTTACTTTTAACGGCGACAGGATCGAATGGATCGGCTCTCAAGGACCCGATCACGGCAAAGCGGACGTCTATATCGACGGCGTTCTGGAAGCGAGCGGAGTGGATCTGTACGCGGGGCAAAAGCAATATCAGCAGGTTCTGTTTTCGAAGACCAATCTGACGGACGGCGAGCATACGATCGAAATCGTCGCGACCGGTCAGAAAAACGTCTTGTCCAGCCATGCATTCGTTAATCTGGACGCTCTGTCTTATCGATTTACCGAGTTTCCGGCGCCACCGAAGATCTATCGTTTATCCTCGCAATTTTCCGACACTCAGGGGGAGAACGGGTGGTTCTATCGATATCATGACGGAAACGGGTACGCAAATATGACATGGAACGCGGGGAGATGGCAAGGGCCGAACCCTTACCTGTTCATCGAGTCCACGACGCATATGATGCCTGACGGTTACGATGTCGTGCCCGTTTGGCAGGCTCCGGAGAGCGGAACGATTCGTATCAAGGGAAACGTGAAGAAGGACGATATGGCCGGAGCTTCTTGTCCCGGGTGCGCGGACGGCATTCAAGTCAAGATCATGAAAAACGGCGCGCAAATCTGGCCGGCCACCGGCTGGCAACAACTGGCCGACGATGATCTGATAGGAGTATGGCATGACTTTACGGTCAATGTGGCTCAGAATGACCTCATCTATTTCGTGATGAACCAGAAGGCGAACAATTACTGGGACGGATCGAGTTGGGATCCTAGCATTAGCTACGCGGCGCCGGTCTATCGATTGTCCGCGCAATATTCCAACGTTCAAGGCCAGGACGGATGGCGATATCAATACGATAACGGCAATGGACCCGTGGATATGACCTGGGTTAATAACAGGTGGCAAGGGCCGGCATCCGTCGACTACTCGTTCGTCGAATCCTCCGCGCACTTGATGGCGGAAACCTACGATTTGCTTACGAATTGGGAGGCGCCTTTCGACGGTACGGTAAGAATCGCCGGAACGGCGAAAATGGACGACGACGGCGGATCAGGGTGTTACGGGTGTGGAGACGGCATTCGGGTCAAAATCATGAAGAACGGTACGCAAATCTGGCCGTCTTCCGGATGGCAGTCCATTCAAGCGGTCGATTTGGTCGGCGTTGATCATGACATCGATGTTCAAGTCCAGCAAGGCGACCGCATTTACTTCGTCGTGAATCAGAATGCCAATTTTTACTTCGATGGGGCCAGTTGGGATCCGACGATAGAATACAAGTGA